In Eubalaena glacialis isolate mEubGla1 chromosome 12, mEubGla1.1.hap2.+ XY, whole genome shotgun sequence, a single window of DNA contains:
- the LOC133102265 gene encoding uncharacterized protein LOC133102265, with product MPHYPPRPQMPHYPPRPETPHFTPRPLTPQYTPRPQTPHYTPRPQTPHYTPRPQTPHYPPRPQTPHYTPRPLTPHFYTTPPETPLYTTPPDAPLYTTPPDAPLYTTPPDAPVYTTPPDAPLYTTPPDAPLYTTPPDAPLYTTPPDAPVYTTPPDAPLYTTPPDAPLYTTPPDALLYTTPPDAPLYTTPPDAPLYTTPPDAPFYTTPPDAPLSTTPPDTPLYTTPSDLLQHDAPRHPLLKLPGGL from the coding sequence ATGCCCCATTATCCACCACGCCCCCAGATGCCCCATTATCCACCACGCCCCGAGACGCCCCATTTTACACCACGCCCCCTGACGCCCCAGTATACACCACGCCCCCAGACGCCCCATTATACACCACGCCCCCAGACGCCCCATTATACACCACGCCCCCAGACGCCCCATTATCCACCACGCCCCCAGACGCCCCATTATACACCACGCCCCCTGACGCCCCATTTTTACACCACGCCCCCAGAGACCCCACTATACACCACGCCCCCTGACGCCCCATTATACACCACGCCCCCAGACGCCCCATTATACACCACGCCCCCTGACGCCCCAGTATACACCACGCCTCCAGATGCCCCATTATACACCACGCCTCCAGATGCCCCATTATACACCACGCCCCCAGACGCCCCATTATACACCACGCCCCCTGACGCCCCAGTATACACCACGCCTCCAGATGCCCCATTATACACCACGCCCCCTGACGCCCCATTATACACCACGCCCCCAGACGCCCTGTTATACACCACGCCCCCAGACGCCCCATTATACACCACGCCCCCTGACGCCCCATTATACACCACGCCCCCAGACGCCCCATTTTACACCACGCCCCCAGACGCCCCATTATCCACCACACCCCCAGACACCCCATTATATACCACACCAAGTGACCTTCTACAGCACGACGCACCACGTCACCCCCTGCTCAAACTCCCCGGAGGCCTCTAA